The Deinococcus carri sequence GTGCGGGGGGCGAGAACGAGGACGCCGATCACCCCGTCCCGTTCGTTGGTGTCCCGGACGAGGTCCACCAGGGGCTTCCAGGCTTCGACGCGTTGCCGCGCGCGAGCGCGGGCCCCCAGGCGTGCCCCCGGCAGATCGTCACGCAACCCGTGCACGTCGTCGGGGAGACCGACGACCGCGACGTGGACGAGGTCCCCGAGGACCCGCTGCACCGTGTCCTGCGCGAGGCGGGCGTCTGCCTCGCAGGAGGGGTGGTAGGCGATCAGGAGCACGCTGCCAGCCCGGTGTTGCTGGGGGAGCATCTGGCGGGTGCGCGTCAGCCAGGTCTCGACCCGGTCAGCCTGGGCTTTCTCGTCGTCGATGTCGACGAAGGCGGTCTCGGTGGGGGCGCTGTTCTTCGTCCCCACCTCGGTGACGTCCGCCCAGGGTTGGAACCCGAGGGTTTCGAGGTGCGCGCGGGCCTGATCAAGGGCGTCAATCTTGTCGCGTTCGGGGACGCCCGCCTCAATCCTGTGTTTGCCGTAGCCCGCTCGCAGGTTGACGAGCACCTCGGCCCGGTCGCTGCGCTGATGCAGGGTGGCGGTGCCGTCCGCCGTCAGGTCGAGGTCGTAGGCGTTTGCAAGTTCCTTGAACTCCCCATTCACGGTGTAGGCGCCCTTCTCGGCGCTGATGGTGAATGGGTGCGCGGTGCTCTCGCCCACCCCGAAGACGTAGCCGGTGACGCTGCCGTTCCGGGGGTTGGCCTTGAGCTCCGACACCCAGCGGCGCTTGTGCAAGTCGAGGGCGACCAGCGGCCGGGGGAAGGTCGGGAGGGTGAGGACCCGGAGGCTGAGGACCAGGCTGAAGGGTTCCCGGACGTTCTCGCGGATGGGTGCGCTGATCAGCTCGGCCGTGGCCTGCGCGTGATTGGGAACGATTCGCCGGACGGGCCCCAGGCCCGGGAAGACCTCGCGGCCCTCCAGCTGCCGCGCGACGGCGTCCGCGAGTGCCGGGTACGAGAGCCCGGTGCCGGGTTCGGTGGTGCCGTTGGAGGCGGCCTTCCAGTCGTACACCGGGCCCCTCTCCGGCTTGACGGTCAGCAGCCGACGCTCCCGGTAGAGGGTTTTGAAGTCCTCCAGCACGGCCGTGAGCTGTTCGGTGTCCTCGCGGCCCTGGCAGGCCGCAGTCAGGGTGCCGTTGGTCCAGCGGGCGACGGCCTTCATGGCCCCCTTGAACAGGGCACCCTGGTCCTCACCGTCCGCCCAGGCGAGGACCCCGCTTTCTCTCTCCGCAGTGCCCAGGCGGCGGGCAACCCGTTGCAGGCCCGGCACGTGCAGTTCCAGGAGGGTGTTCAACGAGCGGGTGGGCATGTACCCGGGCCTGAGGGCCTGGTCCAGCCGCCAGAGCACCTCGCGGGCCGGGTCGGTCCAGGCCAGAGTGTGCAGCTGCGCGGGCGCGCCCTGCGCCTGGTCGGGGAACAGGAAGCACAGGGGCCGGAAGTCCTCATGGTCGTCGTACTTGTGGTAGCGCGCGGGGGCAGCCGTAGTCATCAGATTTCCTCCAGGTCAAGGTCGGCGGGGGGCACGTACACGTCATCCACGTCGTCCGGGTCGAGCTGGACAGCCTTGCGGCGCGGGGCTGGCCGGGGCACGGCCGGGTCGGGGAAGTGGAGGTTTTCCAGGCGTTCGAGGGGGTCGAGGAACGCGGCGTACAGCTCGCGGTACACGCCGGCGCGCAGCGGGTCCGGGTGGTTCACGCAGGCCCGCAGGACGTCCCGCATGGCCACCAGGACGCTGCTCGAAGCAGTTTCCACCTCACCCCTGGCGCTCATGCGCGCCCAGGCGGCGTCGACGAAGAACACCTGGACGGGGCTGCCACCGCGCATGCCGCGGCCGATGGTCTGCAGGACGGGCACGGCCAGGTTCGCCGCGAACGCCTCGAACA is a genomic window containing:
- a CDS encoding RNaseH domain-containing protein, whose product is MTTAAPARYHKYDDHEDFRPLCFLFPDQAQGAPAQLHTLAWTDPAREVLWRLDQALRPGYMPTRSLNTLLELHVPGLQRVARRLGTAERESGVLAWADGEDQGALFKGAMKAVARWTNGTLTAACQGREDTEQLTAVLEDFKTLYRERRLLTVKPERGPVYDWKAASNGTTEPGTGLSYPALADAVARQLEGREVFPGLGPVRRIVPNHAQATAELISAPIRENVREPFSLVLSLRVLTLPTFPRPLVALDLHKRRWVSELKANPRNGSVTGYVFGVGESTAHPFTISAEKGAYTVNGEFKELANAYDLDLTADGTATLHQRSDRAEVLVNLRAGYGKHRIEAGVPERDKIDALDQARAHLETLGFQPWADVTEVGTKNSAPTETAFVDIDDEKAQADRVETWLTRTRQMLPQQHRAGSVLLIAYHPSCEADARLAQDTVQRVLGDLVHVAVVGLPDDVHGLRDDLPGARLGARARARQRVEAWKPLVDLVRDTNERDGVIGVLVLAPRTYPSRTSPDGKLRGEDKINKRVARNVIARRGRAPVQYLLPPNPEEEDPARDFRMRLHNAWMHLVWGHHGNIDEISENAQRLFLLEEDAQRLFPRETRPEVLLGFTAIQRNRKKGENDRSFVALSFRVWLRGARVEAAFAYEDDAKTLQVTPWQSLRETLLDVAAKSPLNLNTDAKSGVRQHQYQEFVFNAIQAEVTAGRRPLVMVDSTHAVRLWPWLADIRVDPGNVGFDALNKRNMQVPWQKAGLRLVRIRQDNAPQVVTDKYVRYDDIDTGEIHRVHAPTWLAAKLLRVGGCQVPTYFSFGSKLTFRGKRGVSCYRSTPAFKENRKKGEKAEKHAGRSVHVRADKDRPPFTQHRSTPNPVEISVLLAQPQDDVDRVAEFVESLRSGYGHHSDWTNLPLPLFFERVVREYIADFDDPDLDEDPDDDDAN